From Sphingopyxis sp. USTB-05, the proteins below share one genomic window:
- the leuD gene encoding 3-isopropylmalate dehydratase small subunit gives MERFLRVSGPVAAMPGANIDTDVIMPKAYLKGIDRSGLSIGLFHDLRFDEAGTARGDFILNRPDMAGTRFLLVGPNFGCGSSREHAVWGMLQYGIRGIIGSSYGAIFADNAANNGLLLLSLPVEEVAALAAVLEDGAGQMAIDLEAQRIEVNGHAADFDIDPAVRRALMLGLDRIGETMTHAESIRAFEKAYLARKPWLIAGQE, from the coding sequence ATGGAGCGCTTCCTACGCGTCTCGGGGCCGGTCGCGGCGATGCCGGGTGCGAATATCGATACCGACGTGATCATGCCGAAGGCCTATCTCAAGGGCATCGACCGGTCGGGCCTGTCAATCGGGTTGTTTCACGATCTCCGCTTCGACGAGGCGGGGACGGCGCGGGGTGACTTCATCCTCAATCGCCCCGATATGGCGGGCACGCGCTTTCTGCTCGTGGGTCCCAATTTCGGCTGCGGTTCGTCGCGCGAACATGCCGTATGGGGCATGCTGCAATATGGGATCCGGGGGATTATCGGGTCGTCATATGGCGCGATCTTCGCCGACAATGCGGCAAACAATGGCTTGTTGCTGCTGTCGCTGCCGGTTGAGGAGGTCGCGGCGCTTGCCGCGGTGCTCGAAGACGGAGCAGGGCAGATGGCGATCGACCTAGAGGCGCAGCGGATCGAGGTTAACGGTCACGCGGCCGACTTCGATATTGATCCCGCAGTGCGGCGCGCGCTGATGCTGGGGCTCGACCGGATCGGCGAAACGATGACGCATGCCGAGAGCATCCGCGCGTTCGAGAAGGCCTATCTCGCGCGCAAGCCCTGGCTTATAGCAGGGCAGGAGTGA
- a CDS encoding alpha/beta fold hydrolase — translation MSAHPDYPDLMPGFRWEDVDADGVRIRAAIGGSGPPLLLLHGHPQTHLTWFKIAPALAKRFTVVATDLRGYGDSEKLPGDALHLNYSKRAMAADQVAVMAALGFHRFDVVAHDRGARVAHRMALDHPDRVARLVLLDIAPTATMYAQTNREFATRYFWWFFLIQPFDLPERMIAADPDHFLDRHLAGQIKVDGSLDPRVVAEYRRCYRNPATRHAICEDYRAAASIDLDHDAADSEKRIEAPLLLLWGEYGTVGTLFHVLESWRSKARDVHGHALPCGHSPQEETPELLLAELDAFLT, via the coding sequence ATGAGCGCACACCCGGACTATCCCGATCTGATGCCCGGCTTTCGTTGGGAAGATGTCGACGCCGACGGCGTGCGAATCCGCGCAGCGATCGGCGGATCGGGGCCGCCGCTGCTTCTGCTCCACGGCCATCCGCAGACGCATCTGACCTGGTTCAAGATTGCGCCGGCTCTGGCGAAGCGCTTCACCGTCGTCGCGACCGACCTGCGCGGCTATGGCGACAGCGAGAAATTGCCCGGCGATGCGCTCCATCTCAACTATTCCAAGCGCGCGATGGCGGCCGATCAGGTCGCGGTGATGGCTGCCCTCGGCTTTCATCGCTTCGACGTCGTCGCGCACGACCGCGGCGCGCGCGTCGCGCATCGCATGGCGCTCGACCATCCGGATCGCGTCGCGCGGCTTGTCCTCCTCGATATTGCTCCGACCGCGACGATGTATGCGCAAACGAACCGTGAGTTTGCGACACGCTATTTCTGGTGGTTTTTCCTGATCCAGCCATTCGACTTGCCCGAACGGATGATCGCGGCGGACCCCGATCATTTCCTCGACCGGCATCTTGCTGGCCAGATCAAGGTCGATGGCTCGCTCGACCCGCGCGTCGTGGCCGAATATCGTCGCTGCTACCGCAATCCCGCGACGCGTCATGCGATCTGCGAGGATTATCGGGCCGCGGCGAGTATCGATCTGGATCATGACGCGGCCGACAGTGAGAAGCGGATCGAGGCGCCCTTGCTCCTTCTTTGGGGCGAATATGGCACCGTGGGAACGCTCTTCCACGTCCTGGAGAGCTGGCGCTCGAAGGCGCGCGATGTGCACGGGCACGCTCTGCCATGCGGTCACAGTCCGCAGGAAGAAACGCCCGAACTACTGCTTGCCGAGCTGGATGCGTTTTTGACCTGA